From the Musa acuminata AAA Group cultivar baxijiao chromosome BXJ3-7, Cavendish_Baxijiao_AAA, whole genome shotgun sequence genome, one window contains:
- the LOC135643444 gene encoding serine/threonine-protein phosphatase PP2A-1 catalytic subunit-like isoform X2, translated as MPSYADLDRQIEQLRECKFLPEAEVKVLCDQARAILVEEWNVQPVRCPVTVCGDIHGQFYDLVELFRIGGEAPDTNYLFMGDYVDRGYYSVETVTLLVALKVRYRDRITILRGNHESRQITQVYGFYDECLRKYGNANVWKYFTDLFDYLPLTALIESQIFCLHGGLSPSLDTLDNIRDLNRIQEGLCVIFSGLILMIGVDGEYHQGERDIHLDRTLHSILITQMVSVLLPELINLLWKVSIGARTRMLSQCLAHQTTVTGAVTWQQY; from the exons ATGCCGTCCTACGCGGATCTGGACCGCCAGATCGAGCAGCTTAGGGAATGCAAGTTCTTGCCGGAGGCGGAAGTGAAGGTCCTCTGCGACCAAGCCCGGGCAATCCTGGTTGAGGAGTGGAACGTCCAGCCAGTGAGGTGTCCCGTCACCGTCTGCGGCGACATCCACGGACAGTTCTATGATCTCGTCGAACTCTTCCGGATCGGAGGAGAGGCGCCCGACACCAATTACCTCTTTATGGGGGACTACGTAG ATCGTGGTTATTACTCTGTTGAAACAGTCACACTTTTAGTGGCCTTGAAAGTTCGTTACAGAGATAGAATTACAATCCTTAGGGGCAATCATGAGAGCCGGCAAATAACTCAAGT gtatggtttttatgatgaatgctTGAGAAAGTACGGGAATGCAAATGTGTGGAAGTATTTTACTGATCTATTTGATTATCTGCCTCTTACAGCACTCATTGAGAGTCAG ATATTCTGTTTGCATGGTGGTCTGTCCCCATCCTTGGATACATTAGATAACATCCGTGATCTGAACCGTATACAGGAG GGCCTATGTGTGATCTTCTCTGGTCTGATCCTGATGATCGGTGTGGATGGGGAATATCACCAAGGGGAGCGGGATATACATTTGGACAGGACATTGCACAGCATTTTAATCACACAAATGGTCTCAGTCTTATTGCCAGAGCTCATCAACTTGTTATGGAAGGTTTCAATTGGTGCCAG GACAAGAATGTTGTCACAGTGTTTAGCGCACCAAACTACTGTTACCGGTGCGGTAACATGGCAGCAATATTAG
- the LOC135643444 gene encoding serine/threonine-protein phosphatase PP2A-1 catalytic subunit-like isoform X3, producing MPSYADLDRQIEQLRECKFLPEAEVKVLCDQARAILVEEWNVQPVRCPVTVCGDIHGQFYDLVELFRIGGEAPDTNYLFMGDYVDRGYYSVETVTLLVALKVRYRDRITILRGNHESRQITQVYGFYDECLRKYGNANVWKYFTDLFDYLPLTALIESQIFCLHGGLSPSLDTLDNIRDLNRIQEPGSTYTFDHC from the exons ATGCCGTCCTACGCGGATCTGGACCGCCAGATCGAGCAGCTTAGGGAATGCAAGTTCTTGCCGGAGGCGGAAGTGAAGGTCCTCTGCGACCAAGCCCGGGCAATCCTGGTTGAGGAGTGGAACGTCCAGCCAGTGAGGTGTCCCGTCACCGTCTGCGGCGACATCCACGGACAGTTCTATGATCTCGTCGAACTCTTCCGGATCGGAGGAGAGGCGCCCGACACCAATTACCTCTTTATGGGGGACTACGTAG ATCGTGGTTATTACTCTGTTGAAACAGTCACACTTTTAGTGGCCTTGAAAGTTCGTTACAGAGATAGAATTACAATCCTTAGGGGCAATCATGAGAGCCGGCAAATAACTCAAGT gtatggtttttatgatgaatgctTGAGAAAGTACGGGAATGCAAATGTGTGGAAGTATTTTACTGATCTATTTGATTATCTGCCTCTTACAGCACTCATTGAGAGTCAG ATATTCTGTTTGCATGGTGGTCTGTCCCCATCCTTGGATACATTAGATAACATCCGTGATCTGAACCGTATACAGGAG CCTGGCTCCACGTACACTTTTGACCACTGCTGA
- the LOC135643444 gene encoding serine/threonine-protein phosphatase PP2A-1 catalytic subunit-like isoform X1, protein MPSYADLDRQIEQLRECKFLPEAEVKVLCDQARAILVEEWNVQPVRCPVTVCGDIHGQFYDLVELFRIGGEAPDTNYLFMGDYVDRGYYSVETVTLLVALKVRYRDRITILRGNHESRQITQVYGFYDECLRKYGNANVWKYFTDLFDYLPLTALIESQIFCLHGGLSPSLDTLDNIRDLNRIQEVPHEGPMCDLLWSDPDDRCGWGISPRGAGYTFGQDIAQHFNHTNGLSLIARAHQLVMEGFNWCQDKNVVTVFSAPNYCYRCGNMAAILEIGENMDQNFLQFDPAPRQIEPDMTRKTPDYFL, encoded by the exons ATGCCGTCCTACGCGGATCTGGACCGCCAGATCGAGCAGCTTAGGGAATGCAAGTTCTTGCCGGAGGCGGAAGTGAAGGTCCTCTGCGACCAAGCCCGGGCAATCCTGGTTGAGGAGTGGAACGTCCAGCCAGTGAGGTGTCCCGTCACCGTCTGCGGCGACATCCACGGACAGTTCTATGATCTCGTCGAACTCTTCCGGATCGGAGGAGAGGCGCCCGACACCAATTACCTCTTTATGGGGGACTACGTAG ATCGTGGTTATTACTCTGTTGAAACAGTCACACTTTTAGTGGCCTTGAAAGTTCGTTACAGAGATAGAATTACAATCCTTAGGGGCAATCATGAGAGCCGGCAAATAACTCAAGT gtatggtttttatgatgaatgctTGAGAAAGTACGGGAATGCAAATGTGTGGAAGTATTTTACTGATCTATTTGATTATCTGCCTCTTACAGCACTCATTGAGAGTCAG ATATTCTGTTTGCATGGTGGTCTGTCCCCATCCTTGGATACATTAGATAACATCCGTGATCTGAACCGTATACAGGAG GTTCCACATGAAGGGCCTATGTGTGATCTTCTCTGGTCTGATCCTGATGATCGGTGTGGATGGGGAATATCACCAAGGGGAGCGGGATATACATTTGGACAGGACATTGCACAGCATTTTAATCACACAAATGGTCTCAGTCTTATTGCCAGAGCTCATCAACTTGTTATGGAAGGTTTCAATTGGTGCCAG GACAAGAATGTTGTCACAGTGTTTAGCGCACCAAACTACTGTTACCGGTGCGGTAACATGGCAGCAATATTAGAGATCGGGGAGAACATGGATCAGAACTTTCTTCAGTTTGATCCAGCACCACGACAAATTGAGCCCGATATGACTCGCAAAACTCCTGATTACTTTTTGTAG
- the LOC135643535 gene encoding uncharacterized protein LOC135643535 has product MERGKVRRQLVPDGCHGYVSTVVGSSGEADALTDGSWMQAFGLAFLSINSLTALYRSRDDPWNAAFILASYLVLLALFLCLRLFDSPHPDSLKRRGALKMAVWTLSTILVAMFSYRVAAIMPFPVAILVWCMSGLTISGSFYAFFVHQSQDDDSCGAPSKPCKVCDSSVRWGLDFESGTPIRARDMDMPAKLSCSTYVRPVT; this is encoded by the coding sequence ATGGAGAGAGGAAAGGTCCGGAGGCAATTGGTTCCCGATGGCTGTCATGGATATGTATCCACCGTGGTGGGCTCCTCCGGTGAGGCCGATGCTCTCACCGACGGCTCGTGGATGCAAGCCTTTGGGTTGGCCTTCCTCTCTATCAATTCCCTCACAGCCCTCTATCGCTCCAGGGACGACCCttggaacgcagctttcattctcGCCTCCTATCTCGTTCTGTTGGCACTCTTCCTCTGCCTCCGTCTCTTCGACAGCCCCCACCCGGACTCCCTTAAGAGGAGGGGAGCGCTTAAGATGGCCGTGTGGACCCTCTCCACCATTCTCGTCGCCATGTTCTCCTATCGCGTCGCCGCCATCATGCCCTTCCCGGTCGCCATCCTAGTGTGGTGCATGTCCGGGCTCACCATCTCCGGCAGCTTCTACGCTTTCTTCGTCCACCAGAGCCAGGATGACGACTCTTGTGGCGCTCCATCGAAGCCCTGCAAGGTGTGTGATTCGTCGGTCAGGTGGGGGTTGGATTTCGAGAGTGGCACGCCGATCCGCGCGCGCGACATGGATATGCCTGCCAAGTTGTCGTGCTCCACGTACGTACGGCCGGTCACGTAA